A section of the Clostridium felsineum DSM 794 genome encodes:
- a CDS encoding IS1182 family transposase codes for MNVTKLYTKNYNQFNDNLQLILPLNLENLIPEDDSVRLLSYLLEGLNYKKLYKAYSSVGRKSAVEPKIMFKIISYAYSQNIYSSRKIEKACKRDINFKWLLQGFKAPDHATISRFRKKYLSNEVIEDLFYQQVNYLAKEKELLFENVFIDGTKIEANANRYTFVWKKAIYKNEGKMFDKIIALVKTINLERLMKFTIERETLIDDINKILQWLLFEKEKRNIEFVHGIGKRKTAIQKWIEQLSQYKERQEKYNLSKKIFSKRNSYSKTDTDATFMHMKDDHMRNGQLKPAYNVQIAVDSEYVTGVGVFDDRNDIATLIPMITNMQEKIGHKYTNVIADSGYESEENYLFLESNNQIPYIKPQTYEKWKKRSFKNDISKRENMKYDVKTDTYICHNNRKLFPSYIIHKKSASGYTSEVTVYECENCDNCTLKSKCTKAKNNRKMQVSKTFIKKRQISYNNIKTELGTKLRMNRSIQVEGAFGILKSDYEFKRFLTRGKNSVKTEFILLCFGYNINKLHLKIQNERTQKYLHELKTIS; via the coding sequence ATGAACGTAACTAAATTATACACAAAAAATTATAATCAATTTAATGATAATTTGCAACTTATATTACCATTAAATTTAGAAAACTTAATACCAGAAGATGATTCGGTTCGTTTGCTAAGCTATTTGTTGGAGGGATTAAATTATAAAAAATTGTACAAGGCGTATTCTTCCGTAGGAAGAAAATCAGCAGTTGAACCCAAAATCATGTTCAAAATAATATCTTATGCTTATTCTCAAAATATTTATTCAAGTAGAAAGATAGAAAAAGCATGCAAAAGAGATATAAATTTCAAATGGCTACTTCAAGGCTTTAAAGCACCTGATCACGCTACTATAAGTAGATTTCGAAAAAAATATCTTTCAAATGAAGTGATTGAAGATTTATTTTATCAACAAGTTAACTATTTAGCTAAAGAAAAAGAATTATTATTTGAAAATGTATTTATCGATGGTACTAAAATTGAGGCAAATGCCAACCGATATACTTTTGTTTGGAAGAAAGCTATTTATAAAAATGAAGGTAAGATGTTTGATAAAATTATTGCTCTTGTTAAAACCATTAATCTTGAAAGATTAATGAAATTCACTATTGAGAGAGAAACTTTGATTGATGATATAAACAAAATTCTTCAATGGCTTTTATTTGAAAAAGAAAAAAGAAATATAGAGTTTGTTCATGGAATCGGTAAAAGAAAAACTGCAATTCAAAAGTGGATAGAACAACTATCACAATATAAAGAAAGACAAGAAAAATATAATTTAAGTAAGAAAATATTTTCAAAAAGAAATAGCTATTCTAAAACTGATACTGATGCAACTTTCATGCATATGAAAGATGATCATATGAGAAATGGTCAATTAAAACCTGCCTATAATGTACAAATAGCAGTTGATAGTGAATATGTAACTGGTGTTGGAGTATTTGATGATAGAAATGATATAGCAACATTAATACCAATGATTACTAATATGCAAGAAAAAATTGGTCATAAATATACTAATGTGATTGCAGATTCTGGTTACGAAAGTGAAGAAAACTATTTGTTTTTAGAGTCTAATAATCAAATACCATATATAAAACCTCAAACTTATGAGAAATGGAAAAAAAGAAGTTTTAAAAACGACATCAGTAAGCGTGAAAATATGAAATATGATGTTAAAACAGATACATATATTTGTCATAATAATAGAAAATTATTCCCATCATATATTATTCATAAAAAATCTGCAAGTGGGTATACGTCTGAGGTTACTGTTTATGAATGTGAAAATTGCGATAACTGCACTTTGAAATCAAAGTGCACAAAAGCAAAGAATAACCGAAAAATGCAGGTTTCAAAGACTTTTATTAAAAAGCGTCAAATTTCATACAACAATATCAAAACTGAATTGGGAACTAAATTGAGAATGAACAGATCTATTCAAGTTGAAGGTGCGTTTGGAATTTTAAAAAGCGACTATGAATTCAAAAGATTTTTAACACGTGGAAAAAATAGTGTAAAAACTGAATTTATTTTGCTTTGTTTTGGATATAACATTAACAAATTACATTTAAAAATCCAAAATGAAAGAACTCAAAAGTATCTTCACGAATTAAAAACTATTTCCTAA
- a CDS encoding ABC transporter substrate-binding protein — protein MKKIKILSSVMVTLLLFTGCSNTSNSTDSTKKSTKKNAFQTITDSSGKKVKVPTKISKVADSWKAHNEILPVLGAGDKIISTSLTKKNQPWLYKVNPTMNKATSTFGTTFNAEELLKNKPDIVFSADSDTFKDKISSIGLPVVTVSFKDFDSMKKCISLTGKILGGNAVLRANKYNTYLDKKLKIVKGITSQIPDNSKPKVLHLQSLTPLKVDGSNTIINDWIEAAGGINSAKEINGNMKEISTEQILKWNPDVIIVGANGTPADLNILLKDSRLRNVPAIKNNRVYQNPAGAFDWDRYGCEEALQVQWAAKMLYPSKFKSLDMVSETKYFYKTFLNYNLTTDQANRILKAETPEN, from the coding sequence ATGAAAAAAATTAAAATTTTATCCAGTGTAATGGTTACATTACTTTTATTTACTGGTTGTAGCAATACTTCAAATAGTACAGATTCAACAAAAAAAAGTACAAAAAAAAATGCTTTTCAAACAATAACTGATAGTTCAGGGAAAAAAGTTAAAGTGCCTACTAAGATATCAAAAGTAGCTGATTCTTGGAAAGCTCATAATGAAATATTACCTGTATTAGGCGCAGGTGATAAAATAATTTCAACGTCTTTAACAAAGAAAAATCAACCCTGGTTATACAAAGTAAATCCAACTATGAATAAAGCAACATCAACTTTCGGTACAACCTTTAATGCAGAGGAATTATTAAAAAATAAGCCTGATATAGTTTTTTCAGCTGATTCAGATACCTTTAAGGATAAAATCTCCAGCATTGGATTACCAGTAGTTACAGTATCGTTTAAGGATTTTGATTCAATGAAAAAATGTATCTCTTTAACTGGAAAAATTCTTGGAGGGAATGCCGTTCTTCGTGCAAATAAATACAATACATATTTAGATAAGAAATTAAAAATAGTAAAAGGTATTACTTCTCAAATACCAGATAACAGTAAACCGAAAGTACTGCATCTTCAATCATTGACGCCACTAAAAGTTGATGGGAGCAATACTATAATTAATGATTGGATTGAAGCCGCTGGTGGAATAAACTCTGCGAAGGAAATAAATGGGAACATGAAGGAAATTTCTACAGAACAAATTTTAAAATGGAATCCTGATGTTATTATAGTTGGTGCAAATGGAACTCCAGCGGATTTAAATATACTTTTAAAAGATTCTAGGTTACGAAATGTACCTGCTATAAAAAATAATAGAGTGTATCAAAATCCAGCAGGTGCTTTCGATTGGGATCGTTACGGATGTGAAGAGGCATTACAAGTTCAATGGGCAGCTAAAATGTTATATCCTTCAAAGTTTAAATCTTTAGATATGGTTTCTGAAACTAAGTATTTTTATAAAACATTCCTAAATTATAATCTTACTACTGATCAGGCAAATAGAATATTAAAAGCTGAAACACCTGAAAATTAA
- a CDS encoding carbon-nitrogen hydrolase family protein — protein MKINVSCVQMKPVLMDIQANVRKMEKFIKEIAEENKNVNLIIFPELITSGYECDEGFYNLAERIYDGFSIEKISKLAKKYKVSIIYGFPERDEQRDNVIYNSSVYIDNKGVVLGTYRKVHLFDSEKKYFTPGSEFPIFNTDFGKVAMMICWDTAFPEVARIYALNGAELIAISTNWEKPYSEDWDLVTSARAFDNCIYIAAANRIGQDKKLSFFGHSRIVSPLGKPIKELNEEVEGVISSQLDLETAKKLKRDYYTLFEDRRPELYKRILE, from the coding sequence ATGAAGATTAATGTTTCTTGTGTCCAAATGAAGCCAGTATTAATGGATATTCAAGCTAACGTAAGAAAGATGGAGAAATTTATTAAGGAAATAGCAGAAGAAAATAAAAATGTTAATTTGATAATATTCCCTGAACTCATCACATCCGGATACGAATGTGATGAGGGGTTTTATAATTTAGCAGAAAGAATATATGATGGATTTAGTATAGAGAAAATAAGTAAGCTTGCAAAAAAATATAAGGTAAGTATAATTTATGGATTTCCAGAGAGAGATGAACAAAGGGATAATGTTATTTATAATTCTTCTGTTTATATTGACAATAAAGGTGTTGTATTAGGAACATATAGGAAAGTTCATTTGTTTGATTCAGAAAAGAAATATTTTACTCCAGGAAGTGAGTTTCCTATTTTTAATACTGATTTTGGTAAAGTTGCAATGATGATATGTTGGGATACAGCATTTCCAGAAGTTGCGAGAATATATGCCTTAAATGGAGCAGAGCTTATTGCGATAAGTACTAATTGGGAAAAGCCATATTCTGAAGATTGGGATCTGGTTACAAGTGCAAGAGCTTTTGATAATTGCATATATATAGCGGCAGCCAATAGAATAGGACAAGATAAAAAGTTAAGCTTTTTTGGACATAGCAGAATTGTAAGTCCACTGGGGAAACCTATTAAAGAATTAAACGAAGAAGTTGAAGGTGTGATTTCTTCCCAACTTGATTTAGAAACAGCCAAAAAGTTAAAAAGAGATTATTATACCTTGTTTGAGGATAGAAGACCGGAGCTTTATAAAAGAATATTGGAGTAG
- a CDS encoding FecCD family ABC transporter permease has protein sequence MGRYSIKISDVLYAFYTSLMGHPNSISTTMSTVIFNIRLPRILAALLIGASLALAGVTYQGLFRNPMASSDILGASAGASFGAAVALLLSLNLFAVQISAFIFGMLAVIIVFFISRFISHNNNMILILVLIGLVVSSLFQSFVSIIKYVADPDSKLPAITFWLMGGLSNITFKNIVMILPAFIIGTVPIFMLRWRLNALTFGEEEAKALGVNVEKIRIILIFCSTILTTSSVAIGGIIGWVGLVIPHVARILVGSNYKKLVPCSILLGASYLLLIDDLARSMFSMEIPIGILTSLIGAPFFIIILLKRKDKFI, from the coding sequence ATGGGAAGATATTCTATTAAAATTTCTGATGTATTATATGCTTTTTATACAAGTTTAATGGGACATCCTAACAGTATATCCACAACAATGAGTACTGTGATTTTTAATATTCGTCTCCCAAGAATACTAGCTGCTCTTTTAATTGGAGCTTCCCTTGCACTGGCTGGAGTAACTTATCAAGGATTATTCAGAAATCCAATGGCATCTTCTGATATACTTGGGGCTTCTGCAGGAGCAAGTTTTGGCGCAGCTGTTGCGCTTTTACTTTCTTTAAATTTATTTGCAGTTCAAATATCAGCTTTTATTTTTGGAATGCTAGCTGTTATCATTGTTTTTTTTATCAGTAGATTTATAAGTCATAATAACAATATGATTCTGATTTTAGTATTAATTGGACTTGTTGTTTCATCTTTATTCCAATCTTTTGTATCTATAATAAAGTATGTTGCTGATCCAGACAGCAAACTTCCAGCTATAACTTTTTGGCTTATGGGAGGACTTTCAAACATAACTTTTAAAAATATAGTGATGATTTTACCAGCATTTATTATTGGAACTGTGCCCATATTTATGCTTAGATGGCGTCTTAACGCGTTAACCTTTGGAGAAGAAGAGGCTAAAGCCCTTGGCGTTAATGTAGAAAAAATAAGAATTATTTTAATATTTTGTTCTACAATACTAACTACTTCGTCTGTAGCAATTGGAGGTATTATTGGTTGGGTTGGACTTGTGATTCCACATGTTGCAAGGATACTTGTGGGATCAAACTATAAGAAACTTGTACCTTGTTCAATTTTACTTGGAGCAAGTTATCTTTTGTTAATTGATGATTTAGCAAGAAGCATGTTTTCTATGGAAATACCAATTGGTATACTAACGTCACTTATAGGTGCTCCATTTTTTATTATTATTTTGCTAAAAAGAAAGGATAAATTTATATGA
- the kdpA gene encoding potassium-transporting ATPase subunit KdpA, translating to MEILQIAIIIIVFVLLCIPTGKYMYKVAEHKKTFLDPVLDKVDALIYKISGIHKEEEMNWKQYIFALLMCNAIPAIIGYIILRIQSIGIFNPNHIKGMEQSLSFNTIISFLTNTNLQDYSGEGGASYLSQMIVFTFFMFFAAATGIAVALAFIRALAGKKKLGNFYVDLVRIITRVLLPLSIIVAVFYITQGVPQTLSANKTVITIEGKIQNIPLGPVASLEAIKLIGTNGGGFFGANSAHPFENPTPLTNAVQMITLLLLAGSLVVCFGHMIKKKKQAVAIFSAMLVLLLIGTAICYNAEKAGNPVLSRIGLNQSMGNMEGKEDRFGVAASSLFTTVTTDTSCGAVNNMHDSLTPLGGTVPLINMMLNVIFGGVGVGFMNMIMYAILTVFLCGLMVGRTPEFLTKKIEGKEIKLVAFAIIIHPFLILMSSAIALSTKQGLAGISNPGFHGLTQILYQFTSSAANNGSGFEGLGDNTMFWNASAGVVMFLGRYLSIIILLAVASSFASKRAVPVSQGTFKTDNSVFTVTLIVIIVIIGALTFLPAIALGPISEYLTL from the coding sequence ATGGAAATATTACAAATTGCAATCATTATTATTGTGTTTGTGCTTCTTTGTATACCCACAGGAAAATATATGTACAAGGTTGCAGAACACAAAAAAACTTTTTTAGATCCAGTATTAGATAAAGTTGATGCTTTAATCTACAAGATTTCGGGGATACACAAAGAAGAGGAAATGAACTGGAAACAATATATTTTTGCACTTTTAATGTGTAATGCCATTCCAGCAATTATTGGATATATAATTTTAAGAATCCAGTCTATAGGAATTTTTAATCCTAATCATATAAAGGGAATGGAGCAGTCACTTAGCTTTAACACAATAATAAGTTTTTTGACTAACACTAACCTTCAAGATTATTCAGGTGAAGGTGGAGCATCCTATTTATCACAAATGATAGTATTCACTTTCTTTATGTTTTTTGCAGCAGCAACGGGAATAGCAGTAGCGCTTGCGTTTATAAGAGCGCTTGCAGGGAAAAAGAAGCTAGGGAACTTTTATGTTGATCTTGTAAGAATCATAACAAGAGTACTACTTCCACTATCAATAATAGTAGCTGTATTTTATATTACTCAGGGAGTACCACAAACACTTTCAGCAAATAAAACAGTTATAACAATAGAAGGAAAAATCCAAAATATACCCTTAGGGCCAGTGGCTAGTCTTGAAGCAATAAAGCTGATTGGAACTAACGGAGGAGGATTTTTTGGTGCTAACTCAGCGCACCCATTTGAAAATCCAACACCGCTTACTAATGCAGTGCAGATGATAACCTTGCTTTTGCTTGCGGGTTCACTAGTAGTATGCTTTGGACACATGATAAAGAAGAAAAAACAAGCGGTAGCTATATTTTCAGCAATGCTTGTATTACTTTTAATAGGAACGGCAATATGTTATAACGCTGAAAAGGCAGGAAATCCTGTGCTTAGTCGTATAGGCTTAAATCAGAGTATGGGAAACATGGAAGGGAAGGAAGATAGATTTGGAGTAGCCGCTTCAAGTTTGTTTACAACCGTAACAACAGATACCTCCTGTGGCGCAGTTAACAATATGCATGATTCACTAACGCCCCTTGGAGGAACAGTACCTCTTATTAATATGATGCTAAACGTGATTTTTGGCGGTGTTGGAGTAGGCTTCATGAACATGATAATGTATGCTATATTAACAGTTTTTTTATGTGGACTTATGGTAGGAAGAACTCCAGAGTTTTTAACTAAGAAAATTGAAGGTAAGGAAATAAAATTAGTAGCCTTTGCTATAATAATTCATCCGTTTTTAATATTGATGTCCTCTGCTATAGCTCTTTCAACTAAACAAGGACTAGCAGGGATATCTAATCCCGGTTTTCATGGACTTACACAAATTTTATATCAGTTTACTAGTTCAGCAGCAAACAATGGTTCTGGCTTTGAGGGTTTAGGAGATAATACCATGTTTTGGAATGCTTCTGCAGGAGTAGTTATGTTTCTAGGAAGATATTTATCCATAATAATACTTTTAGCAGTGGCAAGTTCTTTTGCATCAAAAAGAGCAGTACCTGTATCCCAAGGAACCTTTAAAACAGATAATAGTGTTTTCACCGTTACACTAATAGTCATTATAGTTATAATTGGAGCACTTACATTTCTTCCGGCAATTGCGCTAGGACCTATTTCAGAATATTTGACGTTATAG
- a CDS encoding penicillin-binding transpeptidase domain-containing protein has protein sequence MKKRYLSLSIILLLIPLAFGCSSSDNPKASFDKYINAWSKNDYASMYSILSSDSKKSISKKDFLTRYEKIYDGIELNKVTVTPEYPSSYKKDSAGNVDVPFKVTMSTIAGNVTFNDTASFKESDKTWSLNWSSKMIYPDLKKDYKIRIEKTPAKRGEIKGINGAFLAQNSYIENVGIVPQKFTGDVENSKKQIASILNIDANDITKKLSASYVQPDMFISIAKLSADDTDKMSNLLKIPGIMITKTPARVYPLKEKAAMLTGYVQNISADELKKLKTKGYSRDSVIGKAGLEKIYENQLKATDGAEIYIDNNYNKKVKTIAKKAPKNGKDINLTIDTNLQGALYDEYKSDSGASVALNPKTGAVLALVSAPSYNPNDFILGMSSDKWNSLQNDANKPLLNRFKTTFAPGSTFKPITAAMALDLGKLNIDEDKKISGLKWQENSSWGNYSVTRDEAYSEPANLVNALVHSDNIYFAKTALSIGKDNFLSETKKLSIGDNFPFEYGLEPSKITSNGSIKDDIQLADSGYGQGEVLMNPVQLASIYTAFVNNGNIIAPYLDSSKAAQGKVLVQGAFKSDTVNTILNDLTQVVSSPEGTGHGAYMADLPLAGKTGTAEIKKSQTDTNGTENGWFIAVNPSNPKLLVLEMYENVKGKGGSAYVVPNVKTIFQNFGK, from the coding sequence ATGAAAAAAAGATATTTATCACTTTCTATTATTCTTCTACTTATTCCTCTTGCCTTCGGATGCAGTTCTTCTGACAATCCAAAGGCATCCTTTGACAAATACATAAATGCTTGGAGTAAAAATGATTATGCATCTATGTACAGTATTCTAAGTTCTGATAGTAAAAAATCTATTTCCAAAAAGGACTTTTTAACTAGATACGAAAAAATTTACGACGGCATTGAATTAAATAAAGTCACTGTCACTCCAGAGTATCCAAGTTCCTATAAAAAAGATTCAGCTGGGAACGTAGATGTACCTTTTAAGGTTACTATGTCTACAATAGCTGGGAACGTAACCTTTAATGATACTGCTTCCTTTAAAGAAAGTGATAAAACTTGGTCTTTAAATTGGTCAAGCAAAATGATTTATCCTGATTTAAAAAAAGATTATAAGATAAGAATTGAAAAGACTCCTGCTAAACGTGGTGAAATAAAAGGAATAAATGGAGCCTTCCTTGCTCAAAATAGCTACATAGAAAACGTTGGTATTGTACCTCAAAAGTTTACTGGTGACGTTGAAAATTCAAAAAAGCAAATTGCCAGCATTTTAAATATTGATGCCAATGACATTACAAAAAAACTTTCAGCTTCCTACGTTCAACCTGATATGTTTATATCTATAGCTAAACTATCCGCTGACGATACTGATAAAATGTCAAATCTTTTAAAAATACCAGGAATTATGATTACCAAAACACCAGCTAGAGTTTATCCTCTAAAAGAAAAAGCTGCAATGTTAACAGGTTATGTTCAAAATATAAGTGCTGATGAACTAAAGAAGTTAAAAACAAAAGGCTACAGCAGAGACAGTGTAATTGGAAAAGCCGGTCTTGAAAAAATATATGAAAATCAGTTAAAAGCTACTGATGGAGCTGAAATCTATATAGACAATAATTATAACAAAAAAGTAAAAACCATAGCTAAGAAAGCTCCTAAAAACGGAAAAGATATTAACTTAACTATAGACACTAATCTGCAAGGTGCTTTATACGACGAATATAAATCTGATTCTGGTGCTTCTGTTGCACTAAATCCAAAAACGGGTGCTGTGCTTGCTCTTGTAAGTGCTCCTTCTTATAATCCTAATGATTTTATTTTAGGTATGTCTAGCGATAAGTGGAACTCACTTCAGAACGATGCAAATAAACCGCTTTTAAATCGTTTTAAGACAACCTTTGCTCCTGGTTCAACCTTTAAACCAATAACTGCTGCTATGGCACTTGATTTAGGAAAATTAAATATAGATGAAGATAAAAAGATTTCAGGACTTAAGTGGCAAGAAAACAGCAGCTGGGGAAATTATTCCGTTACTCGTGATGAAGCTTACTCTGAACCTGCTAATCTTGTAAACGCCCTTGTACATTCAGATAATATATATTTTGCTAAAACAGCTCTTAGCATTGGAAAAGATAACTTTTTATCAGAAACAAAGAAACTTTCAATAGGTGATAATTTCCCATTTGAATATGGACTTGAACCTTCAAAAATAACTTCTAACGGTTCCATTAAAGATGATATTCAACTTGCAGATTCAGGTTACGGACAAGGTGAAGTTCTTATGAATCCCGTTCAGCTTGCTTCAATTTATACAGCTTTTGTGAATAACGGAAACATAATTGCTCCATATTTAGATTCCAGTAAAGCAGCGCAAGGAAAAGTTCTGGTACAAGGTGCCTTTAAGTCTGATACTGTAAATACTATATTAAATGACCTTACACAAGTAGTTTCTAGTCCAGAAGGCACAGGGCATGGTGCGTATATGGCTGACTTACCTCTGGCTGGCAAAACTGGTACCGCTGAAATAAAAAAATCTCAGACAGATACTAATGGAACAGAAAATGGATGGTTTATAGCTGTAAATCCAAGTAATCCAAAACTTCTTGTACTTGAAATGTACGAAAATGTAAAAGGCAAAGGCGGCAGCGCTTACGTTGTACCTAATGTAAAAACTATATTCCAAAACTTTGGTAAATAA
- the kdpF gene encoding K(+)-transporting ATPase subunit F produces the protein MILLAIIIIFLFIYLCYELFNPEKF, from the coding sequence ATGATACTTTTAGCAATTATAATCATATTTTTGTTTATTTATTTGTGCTATGAATTATTTAATCCTGAAAAATTTTAG
- a CDS encoding ABC transporter ATP-binding protein — MKLELKTLSCGYKENLIVNQISLKIISGEIVCLLGPNGVGKTTLFKTILGFLKSKNGEILLDGEDITKFSREKLAKLIAYVPQAHTPPFSFKVIDVVIMGRTAHLKTFEAPKKIDYEIAEKALEDLNIGYLKDKSYTNISGGERQLVLIARALTQEPKLLVMDEPTSNLDFGNQIRVLAQIKRLSEKGLGVLMTSHSPDHVFLCSSKVVLLQRDNKFTVGTIDEVMTEENLSSCYGVKIKIISTNINGAVVKSCIPMLNTDEGKGVFK; from the coding sequence ATGAAATTAGAGCTTAAAACTTTATCCTGTGGATATAAAGAAAATTTAATAGTTAACCAAATTTCTTTGAAAATAATTTCTGGGGAAATAGTTTGCTTACTTGGACCTAATGGCGTTGGAAAAACAACTTTATTTAAAACCATTCTTGGTTTTTTGAAATCCAAGAATGGAGAGATCTTATTGGATGGTGAGGATATTACTAAGTTTTCTAGAGAAAAACTGGCTAAATTAATAGCATATGTCCCACAAGCGCATACTCCTCCTTTTTCTTTTAAGGTAATAGATGTTGTAATAATGGGGAGAACAGCACACTTAAAAACCTTTGAAGCTCCAAAGAAAATTGATTATGAAATAGCTGAAAAAGCATTAGAGGATTTAAATATTGGATACTTAAAGGATAAGTCATATACAAATATAAGTGGCGGTGAAAGGCAGCTAGTTTTAATTGCAAGAGCTCTTACTCAAGAACCTAAACTTTTGGTTATGGATGAGCCTACTTCAAATTTAGATTTTGGAAATCAAATAAGAGTGCTTGCCCAAATAAAAAGGCTCTCAGAAAAAGGATTAGGGGTATTAATGACCTCACATTCTCCAGATCATGTATTCTTGTGTTCATCAAAGGTAGTATTACTCCAAAGAGATAATAAGTTTACAGTTGGAACAATTGATGAAGTTATGACAGAAGAAAATTTATCGTCGTGTTATGGTGTTAAGATTAAAATTATTTCCACAAATATTAATGGTGCTGTTGTAAAATCTTGTATTCCAATGTTAAATACCGACGAAGGAAAAGGAGTTTTTAAATGA